The genomic window ACACAGGAACATAAATTTTCGAACGTACTTTAGATAAACAATTTCCCTCGCCAATCACAATTTATGGACAGTTATAAATCACGATGTTAACATAAATGCATGTTACCTTTTTTTACATCATTTCTACTATAAGCATGCTGCAAGTGcattgtaaaatttatatgcaTATTTCATAACGCGCTTGAAGTTTATCTGAAAATCATTCAACCAACATCAGGAACTATCGTCGGTGACAAGGAATTCAAATAAAGACTCGTGCCTCCAATCGAACTTCCCGTCGGCACCGACGCGGCGCTGGTAGACGTAGAACAGGGCGAGCAGAACAGCGACCACGAACAGCACGACCAGAACAGCCACGGCGGTGCTGCTGCTCGACTCAGAGGCGGGCAGGCCGGCTTCAGGGACGCCGAGAGACAAGGTGCGGTCCTTCTGGGGAACAAGAGCCCCCTTTCAGCGCGGCGTCCCAAGCAAGCTCGACAAGAGCCATCACAACATCAGAACCAGCCGTACCTTCCCAGTGCAAACCTCGTCCGCGCCAACTACCTTGGAGTCCGGACACACGCACTTGGGGCCTCCCGGTGCGACGACGCACAGGTGAGTGCAGTTGTAGTGCTCGCACAAGTTCACAGCTGTGGACAGAATAGTGTTGGTAACAAATCTGGGTTTTCATTCACGCGAATTGTCCAGCTGCCACTGAGTGGACAGACACTGGAACTTGagacaggagggggggggggtggggggagggaaaaggaggggggggggggatgtcgaAATGTTTACGGacgaaaattttacgtgataacatcataagaaaactgATGAAAAAGCATACttttaatttccaaatattaaagtttgcaaatttaatttaaataatttgtttaaatctaatcactaacaattagttaaaaagcccgccttaacgtGTTTGATGATAGAGAAGAttctcgcacggtgattggccggttcttgcacacaggctcaggcgaaacgtgacaaagagtcatgctttttcgtgcgtgcagccggcgttcatcgatttataagaagttatcacGTCCAAAAAGCGTCGGTTCATAAAATAAAATCCGTACATTACTACGAAACTTGTCAAGAGTATAATCTCTTACCATGCTGTTGCCTCGAGGTTTGCATGATCGTGAACAGCTGCGCATCGATGGCGTGGATCTGAGTCTTCTCCACTCTGCCAGAGGCCGAGTACAAGGAGTAGCTGGATATGGCATCTGTCTCCGCCGACAACCAGTACAGGGTACTCTCGTATAGCGCCAGACCCAGAGGTCGCACCACCTTTGAGAGAGAAGGGGCTCAGTTACCAGGAAAGTATTTCTGTGACACTTATATTTTTGTTCACACAAATTTTGTACGGAAATATGTAGAATTACAGAGCCATTTGGTAACAAAAATGAATATATAGGCACAATTCCAATTCTCTTGCCACTTCAAAAGTTTCACACTTTTCAATAAACTGAAGGAAATTTCGACGACTGATACGAAAATTTCTACCAAATGATTCATTGTTAGCATTTAAGCACCCAGACACCAAAATagaaaattctatatttacattTCTGATGGTTAAATAGGATAAGTGTTTCCCTTAATAGTGTCCCCTGAATTGATAAAGGGAAATACAATGCAATGCCCTAATTCTTTCCAAAAACTATAGGTTAAAATAGATAATTTACCTCGCGATCCAAAATCATACGCCTGTGGTCTCCATCGTAGTTTACCGACTCTAAAACTTGAAGTTTTTCATCGATCCAGAAAAGGGTCCTGTATATGCTATCCAAAGCCAGGCCAGAAACTAGAGATAAAGAACCATCGGCTAGCTTCTTCCTACCAGAGCCAGCCATGTCCGAGGAGTATATCCCGCCAACAGGTAGATTCGACAGGCCCCAAGTTGATTCTGCCCAGAAGAGTAacctttaaagaaaaaaacatttaccctTATGAGCACATTTACAATCCCAGTTAAATCCATAAATTATTTTCGTGTAAAAACTAACCCTGTAGAGGGATCTACTGCCAATGTAGTTAGTTTAACATTTTTCTCCATGCTGATAACCGCGGCGCAATTTCTTCTAGCAAAGTTGCACACCTGAGGgacaaaaattcaaataagtattttcacATCAACAAGGACAGACCGGCTAGAATTTTAAAGTTGTGTACCTTTATCTTGTGTGTGCGGCCCGCATCAATCACATAAATGTTACTGGATACCCAGTCGACAGCCAACTTGGCAGGCATGCCAACATTGCCGAGAGAGTGTTGAGTTCCTCCTGCGATCTTCTTATGGATTGCTCCTGtcagttctgaaaaaaaaaaaaaaaaaaaaaaaaaaaaaaaaaaaaaaaagcagggttGAGAAAGTTTGCAAATCAAGTGCAGAGaagattaattttcatttttaagaatgTCCCAACTTACGAGTACTCCAGTAATACTCCTTAGTTCTGGCATTCACATCCAGTCCCGTGACTTCCAATCCTGGCGTGGTCACGATCACCTCCAAGTTCGTTGACCTTTGATTCAATCTCCTTATTTGCATCCTCGTGGAAAACACGAAAGACATGGGGTCACCTGCAAATAAACATTCGAAGCAATGACGTCCATCATCCAACACCAGCTACGAAGCAGAATTTAGAGAACTTTAGCACCTGTTGTAGCTTTGCTTCCGGGTTGTAGCTGCtttcttggcgaataattcaccgacattgcagtcgccatcatggAGCCATCTAAATCatccgccaaggacgcggctacaacccagaagccaagctactccagacaatggctgtgaaagaCTGCCGGCATTATTGAGCACCTGTAGCCTTGCAGGACCTCCTGTCGTGGCGCAGCACGAACTCCTCGACACAGGAGCACTCGAAGCTGCCGGGCAAGTTGAGGCATATCTGCGCGCAGGGTCGAGGGATGTGACTGCACTCGTCGACGTCCATGCATGCGGCGCCGCCCACCAGCTCGTAGCCGGCGTGGCAGCCGCACCTCGGGCCGGAGGGGGTCGCCGTGCACAGCTGGGAGCACGGCGCCGTCGAGTCGCAGGAGTCGTCTGCCGGACAAAGCACAACACGTGAGAACCAAACTGCAAGTACCGAACAAACCTCCCATTCAGCAATCTGGTCAGCACAACATGCAAAGACCAAACTCACCACAATTGCCACCTTCGTCCGAAGCATCAGGACAGTCCGGGACTCCATTGCAAACAGACTGCAACGAAATACACTCGCCAGTCACGCACGAGAATTCGTTGCACGGGCCTGTAAGCAGATCAATTTCAACGTCACCCTTAATATCGGTATCCGTTAAGTAGACAAACTAATGCGCCCACTTTAAGAGTTTTTAAGTGCATCTTTCTGCTCAGACAAATATAATCTCATTACTACTAGGCATATTACTTTTTCAAGCGGGATTTTCCACTAGCATTACAGCAATATTTTATCTAGATTGCCGAAAATTTATGTCGAATTCTTAACCACTTCTATTTTAAATTTCACAATGAAGTCTTACTAAACTTTAAGACAGTAGGTGCAAGAACGCCTTGAAAACCATGCCatgtaaagtaaatattttaaagctaatctATACTTTGTTTTCTATTCCTATAACCCAAATATGAATATACcgcagcaagaaaaaaaaatatgctgattTAATTACCTTCTGGTTTTGAAGCATTTCCCCGAGCATTTGATTGGCACATGAGAGTGCTTTCATCTGAATTGTCCCCACAGTCGTTTGACCCATCGCACTTCCAACTCGAAGAAATACATTTGCCATTGTCACACTTGAATTCCTCTGCCAAGCACCCACAATCCCTTTCATCTTCTCCATTTGGGCAGTCCGGCTTCCCGTTACATCTGTAAAAGAAAAATTGGGGTAGATAATATGCTAgaaagttaaatatttaagtgtAAAAAACTCAGCGTAAATCCTAGAATACCTTGCGGAATTTTTAAGACATATGCTGGTGTTGAACTTGCATCTGAAGTGGTCTTCAGGGCACACATTCCTGTCGTGACCAACTCTGCATTTCAGCTCGTCCGAGTTGTCCCCACATTCGTTTATGTGGTTGCACGTCAACGACTTTGCGATACAGTGACCGTTGTGGCACTTGAAGTCATCCGGGCCGCATGTCGGAGACACTGGAATTTCACATGTTTAGACCGCACGAAAACCCTtggaaaaataataaagtttGCACAACAGTTCTTCTCTTACCACACATGTCATGTTCATCCGACTGGTCCGGGCAGTCGTAGTCATTATCGCACTGCCAACTCTTTGGAATGCATAGCCCAGAGGTGCAGCGGAATTCCTCCTGCAGGCAAGTTgctgcaaataaaatttttttttaaagaaatgccAAGGTGCAGACAGTCTTACTACAGACAGTACTAAAGATAGTTTTGTAAACTCCCTCACCGTTCTCACATGTAGCCTCGTCTGAAGAATCTTGGCAGTCCACAGAGTTGTCGCAAACATATCGAGAGCTGATGCATTCCCCGGATCCACAGCGGAATAACCTCTCTGAAagaaaattttcctttaaaactaTACAgcagtaacataaaaaaataaattcatgaaaATTCAATGCTTACCATTTGAACACTCCATCATGTTCTCGTCACAATCGAACTCATCCGACCTGTCCGAACAGTCGAACTGGTTGTTGCAACGCAACCCCAACGCTATGCAATCTTTATTGTGACATTGAAATTCTTCCTCCGCGCACAAAACGCAGTTTTCTTCGTCCTCCCCACTTGGACAGTCTTTCTGGCGATTGCACCTGGAAACAATACTTTGACATGTAGCAACATTTTCCAAACCAGCCAAAGTTAAGAATGACTGCAGCAACATACCTTAGTTTCAGGGGTATGCACAGGTTGTCCTGCTGACACTTTATCTCAGTTTTTTGACAGTGAACAGGAGTCGAACACGTGCGGCCGTCATGATCCAGCAACATGCCCGATGGGCATGCACATACCTAAAAATTTACAAAGAAAGTTACTTCGTGAACTACTTCTCCGACATTACCCTAAAACaggcacttaaaaaaatttctcactGCAAGTTTGAGCGCAAGGAGGCAAATGTGACTGCAGCCACCATTGTCGACCGAGCAGATGTGGGCCCTCGGGGATTTCTGACCTCGAACTGCAGCCAGAGTCATCACTTCGACTTCACTAGGaatatctggaaaaaaataacatGTCAAGAATGGCGTAGCACATTGGAATTTCCAGGGCAACGAAGTAAAAGACTCACCAAACTCCAGTCTTTTAGTCTTCATGTTCCCATCGAATTTGTTTCCCCAATACAGGCGAGGCAGATGAAAATTGGTCCAAAATATGTCGGTCCCCAAGGTTGCCACTTGGCTCGGTGCATACAAATCCGTGAGATACTGGTGCCTGTCCGTAGctgcaaaaataaattcaattactaCGAGCAGAACAGTTTGGATGGAAAATTCCTACCATAAATAAGACAAGCATACCATCCACGGCAGTGCTTTCTATGGCTCCAGCCCATGGGTCGGCCCAAAAGATTCTGTTCAGCTCTTCGTCATATGTCATCGCCAAGTACATGCCTTTTAACCCATGGATGGCGTGAGTCCTTTCGCCTTTCCCGTCCATATGCATCCTGTCAATGCTTATGGTATTGTCACTACGAAACGCTACGAACATGATCctggaaatataaaatttacattaagtTAAACCACACAGGCAAACCCTACGACAAGAGCAGGTACTGCGAAACAAGGTTAAAATGCACATACCCTTCCTCCGGTACTACAGCGACTGCTACAGGAACTTCAACTCCCTCTTGCTTCAGGATCGTGGTTCTGAAGTGGTTTCCGAGGTTCATTACCTCAAGTGTTGCCCGGTCCCCGTCGCACCAGTAAAGGTTGTTACCAAGGTGGTCTGCAAACAAACATCCAGGTAGAAATGCacaatggtaaattaaaaaataaaataaaaaataaaaactgaaaccAAACCCTACCGAAAGCTAATCCTTCTATTTTGCCGATGTTCGAAACCAGGGTGGTAGCCTTCCCAGTTTTGAGATTAACCGAAAATAGCTTTCCATCAATGTGGCTGCTTACAATCAgcgtatctaaaaaaaaaaaattaatcgaaaaCAAGTCTTCCAATAGCTTAATATTAAGACACTTGCATGTTTTAAACATACCTGCAAGGGAGTTATGCACCATTTGCCCAATCTTTGTTATCTGGTGGATTTCTAACTTTGAAATTTGTTGCTTTCCCAAAATCTGGTGTTCCACGAAGTATAAAACATGCCCTGCTGCAACCACCACCATTTCTTTCTTGTAAAGATCTGTAAAATATCATAATTTAACCAACCACACATCGTTTGAAACTTAATACTAGATAACTCATTGCACATTTTAAGACTTGCGACTTTCACATTAGAGAATTAGAATTTTATGGAATTAGCAAACGAGACATTTAACATTGTGACATTACCACGACACGTGTGCTTATCCGGGCCAAGTTCCTTGTCTTCGGGACAGGCACAGGAGCACGTCAGGCCGGTCGATAGAAGGCACAGGTGGCTGCAGCGCGCTCGAGAACAGGGATTCGAcaactgaaatttaaaaagaaatcagTTTATCGGAACACTCAGTGCAAATGTTCATGCAAAACGATCAAATGGAAAAATTACCTCCGATGGATGTAGGGCTGGATGATATACATGAAGGTTGTATATGGGATGCTTTTTCATTTTCACGATAACTTCCCGATCTTTCCCTGTAAACTTGTTGCAAGACTCGATCTCCCTGTCGACCCAATCGGACCAGTACAATCTGTCTTCGAACACAGCAATCGAGTAAGGATGCTTCAGAGCTCCTTGAAGGACCACCTGTAACAAGTTCCATGGCAAATGTGTTGCAGTATGGACCAAATACTTCCAAAAAATCTTCGAATGAAATGTCAACATGCTCACCCTGCGGTCGCGACCATCCAGTCTGATCGTCTCTATCTTCAGCAGCTTGGCATCAATCCAGTAGAGCCTGTAATTGGGGTAATCCAAGGCCAACCCATTCGGCCAATGAATATCTGTCTCCACGAACACTGTAGCTTTCGCTCCATCCATTCCTGCTTTGCCTATCATCGGTGTATCACCCCAGTCAGACCAGAACATGAACctacaagattaaaaaaaaaagagccagtcatggggactcaacagaagtgaaaacataaCTGTTTAAATTTGTAACGACATTTCAACATCAAACTtgcataagaaaaatattttggtattatatcagtacgatgtcagcatgatatttATCCTTGCAGAATTTTTTGTcgcaacagatgtcagtggtatgtaaaaattgaTTACCTAGCTACGACTTAGCAgcgatgtcagacctaggtcggtgatcgaactcacaagattttaaccatttaaaaagagtccaacacgcacatgatacagtcaagTATACAATCAGTGTATATATGCGTACACAtttacacaggccgctgcgattcgccagtctgccacaacacgtcactagcatgtcggtgacgcgaaaccATAAGTTTAGCCCCTACCAAAAACCGCATAACACTGGTTAAGAAACTTTCTTTAAGT from Bacillus rossius redtenbacheri isolate Brsri chromosome 1, Brsri_v3, whole genome shotgun sequence includes these protein-coding regions:
- the LOC134528567 gene encoding vitellogenin receptor isoform X2, producing MRRWSNGAAAFLSAALCFLVNFSPGSAGCEKDYFQCADGSCVPVAFRCDGEDDCGDLSDEMSCQDFDHGPLECGDEEWKCLDGQMCVLRAWLCDGHPDCEDRSDEQLGCKIKDCMDGFLCENHHCIISNFRCDGADDCGDGSDERGCGARNVSHTACTLDNSLFQCADTVHCLDLGVVCNGADNCLDGSDEGPACNDSKAECERSDCNGTCHALPSGHVCTCGSGFVLQAGKYCIDIDECEEYGVCDQRCFNTPGSYSCKCLSGYQLHENEHRCVAEGGEPLLLFATKQDIRGLYLQSRVHHKVAENLDHAVGVAYDGNFVYWTNMKDQEEAIYRSLDDGSKPELIVSAGLGQPEDLAVDWVTGNIYFTDVEMKHIGVCSHDGSACAVVLTGMHQVKSLVLVFAEGFMFWSDWGDTPMIGKAGMDGAKATVFVETDIHWPNGLALDYPNYRLYWIDAKLLKIETIRLDGRDRRVVLQGALKHPYSIAVFEDRLYWSDWVDREIESCNKFTGKDREVIVKMKKHPIYNLHVYHPALHPSELSNPCSRARCSHLCLLSTGLTCSCACPEDKELGPDKHTCRDLYKKEMVVVAAGHVLYFVEHQILGKQQISKLEIHQITKIGQMVHNSLADTLIVSSHIDGKLFSVNLKTGKATTLVSNIGKIEGLAFDHLGNNLYWCDGDRATLEVMNLGNHFRTTILKQEGVEVPVAVAVVPEEGIMFVAFRSDNTISIDRMHMDGKGERTHAIHGLKGMYLAMTYDEELNRIFWADPWAGAIESTAVDATDRHQYLTDLYAPSQVATLGTDIFWTNFHLPRLYWGNKFDGNMKTKRLEFDIPSEVEVMTLAAVRGQKSPRAHICSVDNGGCSHICLLALKLAVCACPSGMLLDHDGRTCSTPVHCQKTEIKCQQDNLCIPLKLRCNRQKDCPSGEDEENCVLCAEEEFQCHNKDCIALGLRCNNQFDCSDRSDEFDCDENMMECSNERLFRCGSGECISSRYVCDNSVDCQDSSDEATCENATCLQEEFRCTSGLCIPKSWQCDNDYDCPDQSDEHDMCVSPTCGPDDFKCHNGHCIAKSLTCNHINECGDNSDELKCRVGHDRNVCPEDHFRCKFNTSICLKNSARCNGKPDCPNGEDERDCGCLAEEFKCDNGKCISSSWKCDGSNDCGDNSDESTLMCQSNARGNASKPEGPCNEFSCVTGECISLQSVCNGVPDCPDASDEGGNCDDSCDSTAPCSQLCTATPSGPRCGCHAGYELVGGAACMDVDECSHIPRPCAQICLNLPGSFECSCVEEFVLRHDRRSCKATGDPMSFVFSTRMQIRRLNQRSTNLEVIVTTPGLEVTGLDVNARTKEYYWSTQLTGAIHKKIAGGTQHSLGNVGMPAKLAVDWVSSNIYVIDAGRTHKIKVCNFARRNCAAVISMEKNVKLTTLAVDPSTGLLFWAESTWGLSNLPVGGIYSSDMAGSGRKKLADGSLSLVSGLALDSIYRTLFWIDEKLQVLESVNYDGDHRRMILDREVVRPLGLALYESTLYWLSAETDAISSYSLYSASGRVEKTQIHAIDAQLFTIMQTSRQQHAVNLCEHYNCTHLCVVAPGGPKCVCPDSKVVGADEVCTGKDRTLSLGVPEAGLPASESSSSTAVAVLVVLFVVAVLLALFYVYQRRVGADGKFDWRISFQNKAFGMSKLDSTPGKSRLQPGQHEYENPLEESLASKLTIMGPDGQRRQPVVLRLSKDDRGNFEDSDGESPSDSMTARLIP
- the LOC134528567 gene encoding vitellogenin receptor isoform X1, with translation MRRWSNGAAAFLSAALCFLVNFSPGSAGCEKDYFQCADGSCVPVAFRCDGEDDCGDLSDEMSCQDFDHGPLECGDEEWKCLDGQMCVLRAWLCDGHPDCEDRSDEQLGCKIKDCMDGFLCENHHCIISNFRCDGADDCGDGSDERGCGARNVSHTACTLDNSLFQCADTVHCLDLGVVCNGADNCLDGSDEGPACNDSKAECERSDCNGTCHALPSGHVCTCGSGFVLQAGKYCIDIDECEEYGVCDQRCFNTPGSYSCKCLSGYQLHENEHRCVAEGGEPLLLFATKQDIRGLYLQSRVHHKVAENLDHAVGVAYDGNFVYWTNMKDQEEAIYRSLDDGSKPELIVSAGLGQPEDLAVDWVTGNIYFTDVEMKHIGVCSHDGSACAVVLTGMHQVKSLVLVFAEGFMFWSDWGDTPMIGKAGMDGAKATVFVETDIHWPNGLALDYPNYRLYWIDAKLLKIETIRLDGRDRRVVLQGALKHPYSIAVFEDRLYWSDWVDREIESCNKFTGKDREVIVKMKKHPIYNLHVYHPALHPSELSNPCSRARCSHLCLLSTGLTCSCACPEDKELGPDKHTCRDLYKKEMVVVAAGHVLYFVEHQILGKQQISKLEIHQITKIGQMVHNSLADTLIVSSHIDGKLFSVNLKTGKATTLVSNIGKIEGLAFDHLGNNLYWCDGDRATLEVMNLGNHFRTTILKQEGVEVPVAVAVVPEEGIMFVAFRSDNTISIDRMHMDGKGERTHAIHGLKGMYLAMTYDEELNRIFWADPWAGAIESTAVDATDRHQYLTDLYAPSQVATLGTDIFWTNFHLPRLYWGNKFDGNMKTKRLEFDIPSEVEVMTLAAVRGQKSPRAHICSVDNGGCSHICLLALKLAVCACPSGMLLDHDGRTCSTPVHCQKTEIKCQQDNLCIPLKLRCNRQKDCPSGEDEENCVLCAEEEFQCHNKDCIALGLRCNNQFDCSDRSDEFDCDENMMECSNERLFRCGSGECISSRYVCDNSVDCQDSSDEATCENATCLQEEFRCTSGLCIPKSWQCDNDYDCPDQSDEHDMCVSPTCGPDDFKCHNGHCIAKSLTCNHINECGDNSDELKCRVGHDRNVCPEDHFRCKFNTSICLKNSARCNGKPDCPNGEDERDCGCLAEEFKCDNGKCISSSWKCDGSNDCGDNSDESTLMCQSNARGNASKPEGPCNEFSCVTGECISLQSVCNGVPDCPDASDEGGNCDDSCDSTAPCSQLCTATPSGPRCGCHAGYELVGGAACMDVDECSHIPRPCAQICLNLPGSFECSCVEEFVLRHDRRSCKATGDPMSFVFSTRMQIRRLNQRSTNLEVIVTTPGLEVTGLDVNARTKEYYWSTQLTGAIHKKIAGGTQHSLGNVGMPAKLAVDWVSSNIYVIDAGRTHKIKVCNFARRNCAAVISMEKNVKLTTLAVDPSTGLLFWAESTWGLSNLPVGGIYSSDMAGSGRKKLADGSLSLVSGLALDSIYRTLFWIDEKLQVLESVNYDGDHRRMILDREVVRPLGLALYESTLYWLSAETDAISSYSLYSASGRVEKTQIHAIDAQLFTIMQTSRQQHAVNLCEHYNCTHLCVVAPGGPKCVCPDSKVVGADEVCTGKKDRTLSLGVPEAGLPASESSSSTAVAVLVVLFVVAVLLALFYVYQRRVGADGKFDWRISFQNKAFGMSKLDSTPGKSRLQPGQHEYENPLEESLASKLTIMGPDGQRRQPVVLRLSKDDRGNFEDSDGESPSDSMTARLIP